Proteins encoded by one window of Chondromyces crocatus:
- a CDS encoding type I polyketide synthase — translation MSGRDEQDGRGQLLKRALRIIDELETKLDASERSAREPIAVVGMGCRFPGANGPGALWTLLRDGVDAISTVPGDRWDVASIHATAPGTPGKTTSRWGGFLDDVRGFDARFFGISPREAERMDPQHRLLLEVSWEALEHAGVAPDRLAGTPGGVYLGIIASDYAALQAEAAGDACFDLHYTTGSSLNAAAGRISHQLGLTGPSVAIDSACSSSLVAVHQACLGLRARDCDLALAGGVSVLLSSRWSIALSQANALSADGRCKAFDASADGFVRSEGCGVLVLKRLSDARAAGDPILAIVASSAVNQDGRSSGLTVPNGLAQQAVIRKALERASLTPQDIDGIEAHGTGTSLGDPIEARALGEVFGPGRSDAQPLVLGSVKTNLGHTEAAAGVAGMMKVILALQHEQFPPHLHLKARSPRIDWTQLPAVLPDTLRSWPAGSRKRRAGVSSFGISGTNAHVILEEAPEAPAQVDVPASGLALPTGEAAEQLFLLSARSHEALRALARAHVDRLDDDGALALVPLLSLCAAAATRRSHHLHRIAITAHDRLSLRDKLLAFLHDEPRQGLSHAHQPHSRTARLVFVFPGQGAQWLGMGRQLFAHQPVFRDALRRCADAFAPFVDWSLEHALLHGDAPLLDRIDVLQPLLFAFQFALASLWRAWGLRPDALLGHSMGEVAAAAFSGALSLSDAARVICRRSALLRSLHGTGAMAVVDLSHDDLRPILADRFPLLDLAASNAPRSSVVAGEPLPLQQLIDSLQAQGVYCRLVRVDVASHSRHVDPLLPRLLDALQGLLPRTASLPILSSVSAAHLDGTEMGPDYWARNLRQPVLFSQAVRRLLDDGPCRFLEIAPHPGLLHAIAQSFLALDAEPAAVASLRRDDSERAAMLDALGALYTLGHDLDVHALFPGTAPLPALPTYPFQHDAFWFQQTPHAAPALRSMTTPHAQGQHHPLLGAHLASSVHRGTHFWHLDALSLGSLPWLDHHRLHGHPVLPAAAFLDLALSAAASLGHTGSRLSQVSFRAPLFLQGQATRAFQIALLPNSTQEFTFQVSSRAAEESDAPWTLHAEGRVHPGEEDSTRAPDSLDALRARCTTEVSVEEHDAALKRRGLQFGPSFRCVEQIWLGQREVLGRVRLPDSLDAPQNHRIHPALLDACFQLLGAVVASGNGHEGGGETVLYLPAQVGALRVYGRAAPRAGWCHMKVEQEKNLPERMTGEIFLRDDQGRVLVHVRGFVVQRLEAAVAPTTRRSREPREALLALRSGQARRQNLETRVRAELAAVLKLSPSRIDRLVPVAELGIDSVMALECRNRLQQAFDIPLSATLLWVHPTIAALATHLAGEMNISFEDQNETSPREDALGAAGPRHDSISTAHARAASPAAASSVMTRSLTQFVREVETLSEEEVLAALLGVQGGA, via the coding sequence ATGAGCGGGAGAGACGAACAGGACGGTCGCGGACAGCTCCTCAAGCGGGCGCTCCGGATCATCGACGAACTCGAGACGAAGCTCGATGCCTCGGAGCGGTCTGCCCGAGAGCCCATCGCGGTCGTCGGGATGGGCTGTCGCTTTCCAGGGGCCAACGGTCCAGGAGCCCTCTGGACCTTGCTCCGCGACGGCGTGGATGCGATCTCGACCGTGCCCGGGGATCGCTGGGACGTCGCGTCGATCCATGCGACCGCGCCAGGGACACCAGGCAAAACGACGTCACGGTGGGGCGGCTTCCTCGATGACGTCCGCGGCTTCGACGCGCGCTTCTTCGGGATCTCTCCGCGAGAGGCGGAGCGGATGGATCCGCAGCATCGCTTGCTCCTGGAGGTGAGCTGGGAGGCGCTGGAGCATGCCGGGGTCGCCCCGGATCGGCTCGCCGGGACACCGGGCGGCGTCTACCTGGGCATCATCGCCAGTGACTACGCGGCCCTCCAGGCCGAGGCGGCCGGGGATGCCTGCTTCGATCTGCATTACACGACGGGAAGCTCGCTCAACGCCGCAGCCGGGAGGATCTCCCACCAGCTCGGGTTGACCGGCCCCAGCGTGGCCATCGACAGCGCCTGTTCGTCGTCGCTCGTGGCGGTGCATCAAGCGTGTCTCGGTTTGCGCGCCAGGGACTGTGATCTCGCGCTGGCCGGCGGTGTCAGCGTCCTGCTCTCGTCTCGCTGGTCCATCGCGCTGTCCCAGGCCAACGCGCTCTCTGCGGATGGACGGTGCAAAGCCTTCGACGCCAGCGCAGACGGCTTCGTCCGGAGCGAGGGCTGCGGCGTTCTGGTGCTCAAGCGCCTCTCGGACGCGCGCGCCGCAGGGGATCCCATCCTCGCCATCGTGGCGTCGTCGGCGGTCAACCAGGATGGGCGGAGCAGCGGCCTCACCGTTCCCAATGGCCTCGCCCAGCAAGCCGTGATCCGGAAGGCGCTCGAGCGTGCGAGCCTGACGCCGCAGGACATCGATGGCATCGAGGCCCATGGGACGGGCACCTCCCTGGGGGATCCCATCGAAGCGAGGGCGCTCGGGGAGGTGTTCGGGCCCGGGAGAAGCGATGCGCAGCCGCTCGTGCTCGGCTCCGTGAAGACCAACCTGGGACACACCGAAGCCGCCGCAGGGGTCGCCGGGATGATGAAGGTGATCCTGGCGCTCCAGCACGAGCAGTTCCCGCCTCACCTTCACCTGAAGGCCCGGAGTCCTCGCATCGACTGGACGCAGCTCCCGGCGGTCCTGCCCGACACGCTTCGTTCCTGGCCCGCTGGCAGCAGAAAGCGCCGAGCCGGGGTGAGTTCGTTCGGCATCAGCGGCACGAATGCGCATGTGATCCTGGAGGAGGCACCGGAAGCGCCCGCGCAGGTCGACGTACCCGCTTCGGGTCTGGCCCTGCCCACGGGCGAAGCCGCCGAGCAGCTCTTCCTCCTCTCCGCGCGCAGCCACGAGGCCCTCCGCGCCCTCGCACGCGCTCACGTCGACCGCCTCGACGACGACGGCGCCCTCGCACTCGTCCCGCTCCTCTCCCTCTGCGCTGCCGCTGCCACCAGGCGCAGCCACCACCTTCACCGCATCGCCATCACCGCCCACGACCGCCTCTCGCTCCGCGACAAGCTCCTCGCCTTCCTCCACGACGAGCCTCGCCAGGGCCTCTCCCACGCTCACCAGCCGCACAGCCGCACCGCACGCCTCGTCTTCGTCTTCCCAGGTCAAGGTGCTCAGTGGCTCGGCATGGGACGACAGCTCTTCGCTCACCAGCCCGTCTTCCGCGACGCGCTCCGACGGTGCGCCGATGCCTTCGCTCCCTTCGTCGACTGGTCGCTCGAGCACGCCTTGCTTCACGGCGATGCCCCCCTCCTCGACCGCATCGACGTCCTCCAGCCCCTCCTCTTCGCCTTCCAGTTCGCGCTCGCCTCCCTCTGGCGCGCATGGGGCCTCCGCCCCGATGCCCTGCTCGGACACAGCATGGGCGAGGTCGCTGCCGCCGCCTTCTCCGGCGCCCTCTCGCTCTCCGACGCCGCGCGCGTCATCTGCCGGCGCAGCGCCCTGCTCCGCTCCCTCCACGGCACCGGCGCCATGGCCGTCGTCGACCTCTCCCACGACGACCTCCGCCCCATCCTCGCCGACCGCTTCCCTCTGCTCGACCTCGCTGCGTCCAACGCCCCCCGCTCCTCCGTCGTCGCCGGCGAACCGCTGCCCCTCCAGCAGCTCATCGACTCCCTGCAAGCCCAGGGCGTCTACTGCCGCCTCGTCCGCGTCGACGTCGCCTCCCACTCTCGCCACGTCGACCCCTTGCTCCCGCGCCTCCTCGACGCCCTCCAGGGCCTCCTGCCGCGCACCGCCTCGCTCCCCATCCTCTCCTCCGTCTCCGCCGCTCACCTCGACGGCACCGAGATGGGCCCCGACTACTGGGCGCGCAACCTCCGTCAGCCCGTCCTCTTCTCTCAGGCCGTCCGCCGCCTCCTCGACGACGGTCCTTGCCGTTTCCTCGAAATCGCGCCCCATCCGGGCCTGCTCCACGCCATCGCTCAGTCCTTCCTCGCCCTCGACGCGGAGCCCGCCGCCGTCGCCTCCCTCCGCCGCGACGACAGCGAGCGCGCCGCCATGCTCGACGCCCTCGGCGCCCTCTACACCCTTGGCCACGACCTCGACGTCCACGCCCTCTTCCCGGGTACGGCTCCCCTCCCCGCCCTGCCCACCTACCCCTTCCAGCACGACGCCTTCTGGTTCCAGCAGACACCCCACGCCGCCCCCGCGCTGCGCTCCATGACCACGCCGCATGCCCAGGGGCAGCATCACCCGCTCCTCGGCGCCCATCTGGCCTCTTCGGTCCACCGGGGCACCCATTTCTGGCACCTCGACGCCCTCTCTCTGGGCTCCCTCCCCTGGCTCGACCACCACCGCCTCCACGGGCACCCCGTCCTGCCGGCGGCTGCTTTCCTCGATCTCGCACTCTCCGCTGCCGCTTCCCTCGGACACACAGGCAGTCGGCTGAGCCAGGTTTCCTTCCGTGCACCTCTCTTCCTGCAAGGGCAGGCGACCCGGGCGTTCCAGATCGCTCTCCTTCCGAACTCGACCCAGGAGTTCACGTTTCAGGTCTCGAGCCGCGCTGCAGAGGAGAGCGACGCCCCCTGGACGCTTCATGCTGAAGGACGCGTGCATCCGGGCGAGGAGGATTCGACACGCGCCCCCGACTCGCTCGACGCTTTGCGCGCTCGCTGCACGACCGAGGTTTCCGTGGAGGAGCACGACGCGGCGCTGAAACGCAGAGGTCTCCAGTTCGGCCCCAGTTTTCGTTGTGTCGAGCAGATCTGGCTGGGTCAGCGAGAGGTCCTCGGACGGGTGCGGTTGCCAGATTCGCTCGACGCGCCGCAGAACCACCGGATTCATCCTGCATTGCTCGATGCTTGCTTTCAGCTCCTCGGCGCTGTCGTCGCGTCAGGGAATGGCCATGAGGGTGGAGGGGAAACGGTGCTCTATCTGCCTGCGCAGGTGGGGGCGTTGCGCGTGTACGGGCGTGCGGCTCCGCGTGCGGGGTGGTGTCACATGAAGGTCGAGCAGGAGAAAAACCTGCCGGAGCGCATGACGGGGGAGATCTTCCTCAGAGACGATCAGGGACGGGTTCTGGTTCATGTGCGGGGCTTTGTCGTCCAGCGGCTGGAGGCTGCCGTGGCTCCGACGACCCGGCGCTCGCGAGAGCCTCGCGAAGCCCTCCTCGCGCTGCGCTCCGGCCAGGCGAGACGTCAGAACCTGGAGACACGCGTCCGCGCAGAACTCGCAGCGGTGCTCAAGCTCTCCCCCTCCCGGATCGATCGCCTCGTTCCCGTCGCCGAGCTGGGCATCGATTCCGTGATGGCACTCGAATGCCGCAACCGATTGCAGCAGGCATTCGACATACCTCTCTCGGCGACATTGCTCTGGGTTCATCCGACGATCGCCGCGCTGGCGACCCACCTCGCTGGCGAGATGAACATCAGCTTCGAGGACCAAAACGAGACGTCACCCCGGGAGGATGCCCTCGGGGCGGCTGGGCCTCGGCATGACTCCATCTCCACCGCACACGCCAGGGCAGCATCACCAGCCGCTGCGTCGAGCGTCATGACGCGCTCCCTCACGCAATTCGTGCGAGAGGTCGAGACACTCTCCGAAGAGGAAGTCCTGGCGGCTCTGCTGGGCGTGCAGGGAGGGGCCTGA
- a CDS encoding type I polyketide synthase, with protein MPGANVPTGRLSPLKLAYLAQQLHADGDAVKQLAAEPIAIVGMACRFPGGARSPEAFWEFLARGGDAISEIPATRWDIGALFDPDPSAPGKMATRWGGFLEGVDQFDAEFFGITPREAARMDPQHRVLLEVAHEALDHAGHAHEGIRGSRTGVFMGLCTFDYLLLQAADRDRIEAHTSTGSALTIAANRISYLLDLRGPSLVVDTACSSSLVALHLACESLRRRECSLALAGGVNLILAPELTISLSKWGMMATDGRCKAFDARADGFVRSEGCGVVVLKRLSDALADRDRILGVVRGSAVNQDGRSAGLTAPNRASQEAVIRQALDNARLDASQISHVETHGTGTALGDPIEFEALAEAFGGPRQDGRTCVLGAVKTNVGHLEAAAGVCGLIKVLLALQHEAIPPLAHFTQLNPKISLEGTPFRIATELTPWPSTDSPRCAGLSAFGMGGTNAHVVIEEAPRLPVQPRATEPPHSAHLLPLSAATSDALVALARAHRGQLTDAEREGGPALSDVCASASRRRFHHEHRLAVVGTTHAQLRDRLDTFLQGRQGPGIHVGRKHFDGWRRIVFVFAPHGSQWTGMGRQLLAEEESFRSAFLRCDEAIRAEAGWSVREALEGSADATTLDRIETLHPTLFALQVALAATWRAWGIEPAAIIGHSVGEVAAAHVAGALSLEDAVKVVCRRSALLAGVTGRGAMAVVELSLEDARRAIAGYQQHVHVGASNSPRFTVLSGDGAALGDVLRSLTQQGIFCGEGVADVASHTPRMAPLQAPLEDALADIVPRSAEIPLYSSCAGGQVDGESLGVAHWVRHLLQPVLFWPALQTLLAEGHDVYLELSPHPLLTSFIEEGLAHAGVDGAAIPSLRRGEPGRGVLLESLGALYTLGHAVPFERIHPTSRNVQLPPYPWQHRRAWVDQLPSTPPRREVQRAAVAGHPLLGNHVTSPLLPGARLWPLEIDKATLPWLDDHRVRGLLIAPGAMFLELALSAAFEASGASAGAVEDVHLEQALFLPEEGSRVAQLAVSADPSGKTTFQLFSLPAGSSSAVPATWTRHARGGIPRDPPRASMNPPAVVDLDALRARCGEVVPGREHYRRMADRGVQFGPAFQAIEELFRRDGEALGRIRLPPTAGTGTFCIHPVLLDACFQAIEVALPGGAGRDVTFLPTGVARFTLHEAIPSDTTLWSHVQLLHGGDGAGDSLEANVTLLDEQGRVLAEARSFRAAPLDREPGLRRQRFASWQYGIAFRQKAPVLHGEHETPRRWLLLSDGTGVGERLFRQLEARGDSCLLVPRGVSMEERQRFIQGALRHDALPCHGIVHLASLDADASAEPRSLSAARESGFDTLLEVVQVAANASLEDPPRLWVVTRGAQAIGTPAPAVAPDQALAWGLVRTIQHEHPEFRCSGIDLGVDPASTPLEFDALVRELVADDVEDQLALRGDTRLVARFARRDTSAPASRPPAALRENATYLIVGGLGGIGLRLTRWLIEQGARHLVVVGRSPITPAARSTLDALESSGARIVFAQGDVADPVHLQGIVAKMKREMPPLAGIVHAAVVLDDGVLRQQTAARCARVLAPKVEGAWNLHLATLDTPLDFFVLFSSGASLLGSPGQGSYGAANAFLDALAHHRHALGLPALSINWGVWAEVGLAAAQANRGARLEASGFESIQPDDGFALFGELLGRPEAQIGAIPFDFARWRRFYPQAAASPLFAELAEVPGDEPETDPTSPDEVRQLLLDAAPTERAPLLAARLQRTVARVMRLEPTQEIDCQRPLGTLGFDSLMAVELRNQLEASLGIRLPATLIWSYPTIDAMTEHLLTKLVPSPDSPQPPAPRRPTAEPPRSAAAATTADDELAQILEAAAELSEGDLRSLLMPS; from the coding sequence ATGCCCGGAGCGAACGTTCCCACCGGGAGGCTCTCGCCTCTCAAGCTCGCGTATCTCGCACAACAGCTCCACGCGGACGGTGATGCGGTCAAACAGCTCGCGGCCGAGCCGATCGCCATCGTGGGCATGGCCTGTCGTTTCCCGGGGGGCGCTCGTTCGCCAGAAGCTTTCTGGGAGTTCCTCGCGCGTGGTGGGGACGCCATCTCGGAGATCCCTGCAACGCGCTGGGACATCGGCGCCCTCTTCGATCCCGATCCGTCAGCCCCCGGGAAGATGGCGACCCGCTGGGGTGGCTTCCTCGAAGGCGTCGATCAGTTCGACGCCGAGTTTTTCGGCATCACGCCGCGCGAAGCCGCTCGGATGGATCCGCAACACCGCGTCCTCCTGGAGGTAGCCCACGAGGCGCTCGACCACGCGGGCCATGCTCATGAAGGCATCCGCGGCAGTCGGACCGGCGTCTTCATGGGGCTCTGCACGTTCGACTACCTGCTCCTTCAAGCGGCCGATCGCGATCGGATCGAAGCCCACACGAGTACAGGCTCTGCGCTGACCATCGCCGCCAACCGCATCTCCTATCTGCTGGATCTCAGGGGGCCCAGCCTGGTCGTGGATACGGCCTGCTCTTCTTCTCTGGTGGCGTTGCATCTCGCTTGCGAGAGCTTGCGTCGACGGGAGTGCTCTCTCGCCCTGGCCGGTGGGGTCAATCTGATCCTGGCCCCCGAACTCACCATCTCGCTCTCGAAGTGGGGCATGATGGCCACCGATGGACGCTGCAAGGCGTTCGACGCTCGCGCGGATGGCTTCGTTCGCAGCGAGGGCTGCGGCGTCGTCGTGCTCAAGCGCCTCTCGGATGCCCTCGCCGATCGGGACCGCATCCTCGGGGTCGTCCGTGGCTCTGCCGTCAACCAGGATGGTCGCAGCGCCGGGCTCACGGCGCCGAACCGTGCCTCACAAGAGGCGGTCATCCGGCAAGCGCTCGACAACGCGCGCCTCGATGCGTCGCAGATCTCTCATGTAGAGACCCACGGGACTGGCACCGCGCTCGGGGATCCCATCGAGTTCGAGGCGCTCGCCGAGGCGTTCGGCGGACCGCGCCAGGATGGGCGGACGTGCGTCCTCGGTGCCGTGAAGACCAATGTGGGGCACCTCGAAGCAGCCGCCGGTGTCTGCGGTCTCATCAAGGTGTTGCTCGCGCTCCAGCACGAGGCGATTCCCCCGCTGGCCCACTTTACGCAGCTCAATCCGAAGATCTCTCTGGAGGGGACACCTTTCCGCATCGCCACGGAGCTGACGCCCTGGCCCAGCACGGACTCCCCGCGCTGCGCGGGGCTCAGCGCCTTCGGTATGGGCGGCACCAACGCCCACGTCGTCATCGAGGAAGCGCCGCGCTTGCCCGTCCAGCCCCGGGCGACCGAGCCCCCCCACAGCGCCCACCTGCTCCCGCTCTCAGCTGCCACTTCGGATGCACTCGTCGCCCTCGCTCGGGCCCATCGCGGGCAGCTCACCGACGCCGAGCGCGAGGGCGGCCCTGCGCTCTCCGATGTCTGCGCCAGCGCCTCGAGACGTCGCTTCCACCATGAGCACCGGCTCGCCGTCGTCGGTACCACACACGCTCAGCTCCGCGATCGCCTCGACACCTTCCTGCAGGGCCGGCAGGGCCCAGGCATCCACGTGGGTCGCAAGCATTTCGATGGCTGGCGTCGCATCGTGTTCGTCTTCGCTCCTCACGGGTCGCAGTGGACCGGCATGGGTCGTCAGCTCCTCGCCGAAGAGGAGAGCTTCCGCAGCGCCTTCCTCCGGTGCGACGAGGCCATCCGCGCCGAGGCAGGGTGGTCGGTTCGCGAGGCGCTCGAGGGCAGCGCCGATGCGACCACGCTCGACCGGATCGAGACCCTTCACCCGACCCTCTTCGCCTTGCAGGTGGCGCTGGCAGCGACCTGGCGTGCGTGGGGCATCGAGCCTGCGGCGATCATCGGGCACAGCGTCGGGGAGGTCGCAGCGGCACACGTGGCCGGCGCGCTGAGCCTCGAGGACGCCGTGAAGGTCGTCTGCCGCCGCAGCGCCCTGCTGGCCGGCGTCACCGGCCGGGGTGCGATGGCCGTCGTCGAGCTCTCCCTCGAAGACGCACGTCGCGCCATCGCCGGCTACCAGCAGCATGTCCACGTGGGGGCCAGCAACAGCCCGCGCTTCACGGTGCTCTCGGGTGACGGCGCCGCCCTCGGGGACGTGCTGCGCTCGCTGACGCAGCAGGGGATCTTCTGCGGCGAGGGCGTCGCAGACGTCGCCTCTCACACGCCGAGGATGGCCCCCCTCCAGGCACCGCTCGAAGACGCGCTCGCCGACATCGTCCCGCGGAGTGCAGAGATCCCCCTGTACTCGAGCTGTGCTGGCGGGCAGGTCGACGGGGAGTCGCTCGGCGTCGCCCACTGGGTGCGCCACCTGCTCCAGCCGGTCCTGTTCTGGCCAGCGCTCCAGACGCTCCTCGCCGAAGGGCACGACGTCTACCTGGAGCTGAGTCCGCACCCACTCCTCACCTCGTTCATCGAGGAAGGGTTGGCCCATGCCGGGGTCGATGGTGCCGCGATCCCTTCCCTCCGGCGGGGCGAGCCGGGGCGAGGGGTCCTGCTCGAGTCGCTCGGAGCCCTCTACACGCTCGGCCACGCGGTCCCTTTCGAGCGCATCCATCCCACGAGCCGAAACGTCCAGCTTCCGCCCTATCCGTGGCAACACCGGCGCGCGTGGGTCGACCAGCTCCCGAGCACTCCTCCACGCCGGGAGGTGCAGCGCGCAGCGGTGGCAGGTCATCCCCTGCTCGGAAATCACGTGACCTCACCGCTCCTGCCAGGCGCTCGGCTGTGGCCCCTGGAGATCGACAAAGCCACGCTCCCCTGGCTCGACGATCACCGGGTCCGTGGCCTCCTCATCGCTCCTGGTGCGATGTTCCTCGAACTCGCGCTCTCTGCCGCCTTCGAGGCCTCCGGAGCCAGCGCTGGCGCGGTGGAAGACGTGCATCTGGAACAAGCCCTCTTCCTGCCCGAAGAGGGTTCGCGTGTCGCTCAGCTCGCCGTGAGCGCGGACCCTTCCGGAAAGACCACCTTCCAGCTCTTCAGCCTCCCTGCAGGCTCCAGCAGCGCCGTGCCCGCCACCTGGACACGCCACGCGCGCGGCGGCATCCCTCGCGACCCCCCGCGGGCGTCCATGAACCCACCGGCTGTCGTCGACCTGGATGCTCTGCGCGCCCGGTGCGGCGAGGTCGTCCCTGGCCGTGAGCACTACCGGCGCATGGCAGACCGCGGAGTCCAGTTCGGCCCGGCCTTCCAGGCCATCGAGGAACTCTTTCGCCGAGATGGAGAGGCGCTCGGCCGCATCCGACTCCCACCGACGGCTGGAACTGGAACGTTCTGTATTCACCCTGTCCTGCTCGATGCCTGCTTCCAGGCCATCGAGGTAGCGCTCCCTGGAGGCGCTGGACGCGACGTCACGTTCCTCCCCACGGGCGTCGCGAGGTTCACACTCCACGAAGCGATTCCGTCGGACACGACGCTCTGGAGTCATGTCCAGCTCCTTCATGGGGGAGATGGCGCTGGCGATTCGCTCGAAGCCAACGTGACCCTGCTCGATGAGCAGGGCCGCGTCCTCGCCGAAGCCCGCTCTTTCCGCGCAGCACCGCTCGATCGCGAGCCGGGCCTGCGGCGCCAGCGCTTTGCCTCCTGGCAGTACGGGATCGCGTTCCGCCAGAAGGCGCCGGTCCTGCACGGGGAGCATGAGACCCCACGACGATGGCTCCTGCTCTCCGACGGCACGGGCGTCGGAGAGCGGCTGTTTCGACAGCTCGAAGCGCGTGGCGACTCCTGCCTGCTCGTCCCGCGAGGTGTCTCGATGGAGGAGCGCCAGCGCTTCATCCAGGGCGCTCTCCGGCACGACGCACTTCCCTGTCACGGGATCGTCCACCTCGCGAGCCTCGATGCCGACGCCTCTGCCGAGCCACGCTCGCTCTCAGCAGCGCGAGAGAGCGGGTTCGACACGCTTCTGGAGGTCGTTCAGGTCGCAGCGAACGCCAGTCTCGAGGATCCGCCCCGGCTCTGGGTCGTCACCCGCGGCGCGCAGGCCATCGGGACCCCGGCCCCAGCCGTCGCGCCCGATCAGGCCCTCGCGTGGGGCCTGGTGCGGACCATCCAGCACGAGCACCCCGAGTTCCGCTGCAGCGGCATCGATCTCGGCGTCGACCCCGCCTCCACGCCGCTCGAGTTCGACGCCCTGGTTCGCGAGCTGGTGGCCGATGATGTCGAGGATCAGCTCGCCCTCCGCGGGGACACCCGCCTCGTCGCACGCTTCGCAAGACGCGACACCTCCGCGCCCGCGTCACGCCCGCCGGCAGCGCTCAGAGAGAACGCGACGTACCTGATCGTGGGAGGTCTCGGCGGGATTGGCCTGCGCCTGACGCGCTGGCTGATCGAGCAAGGAGCGCGACATCTCGTCGTCGTGGGCCGCTCCCCGATCACCCCAGCAGCTCGCTCCACCCTCGATGCGCTGGAGAGCAGCGGCGCGCGCATCGTCTTCGCGCAGGGGGATGTCGCAGATCCAGTCCACCTCCAGGGGATCGTCGCCAAGATGAAGCGTGAGATGCCGCCGCTCGCCGGTATCGTCCACGCCGCCGTCGTTCTCGACGACGGGGTGCTCCGCCAGCAGACGGCAGCGCGGTGCGCTCGTGTGCTCGCTCCCAAGGTCGAAGGCGCCTGGAACTTGCACCTCGCGACGCTCGACACCCCACTCGACTTCTTCGTCCTCTTCTCCTCGGGGGCCTCGCTACTCGGCTCCCCCGGGCAAGGCAGCTACGGTGCCGCCAACGCATTCCTCGACGCCCTCGCGCATCACCGCCACGCGCTCGGCCTGCCAGCGCTCAGCATCAACTGGGGGGTCTGGGCGGAGGTGGGTCTTGCGGCAGCTCAAGCAAACCGGGGCGCGCGGCTCGAGGCCAGCGGCTTCGAAAGCATCCAGCCCGACGACGGGTTCGCGCTCTTCGGGGAGCTGCTCGGACGGCCCGAGGCTCAGATCGGAGCCATTCCCTTCGACTTTGCGCGCTGGCGTCGCTTCTACCCGCAAGCAGCGGCGTCACCGCTCTTCGCCGAGCTGGCTGAAGTACCGGGAGACGAGCCCGAGACGGACCCGACGTCTCCCGACGAGGTTCGCCAGCTGCTCCTCGACGCCGCCCCGACGGAGCGCGCACCTCTGCTCGCTGCCCGCCTGCAGCGCACCGTGGCGCGCGTGATGCGCCTCGAACCCACCCAGGAGATCGACTGCCAGCGCCCCCTCGGAACGCTCGGCTTCGATTCCCTCATGGCCGTCGAGCTGCGCAACCAGCTCGAAGCCAGCCTGGGCATCCGCCTGCCGGCAACCCTCATCTGGAGCTACCCCACCATCGACGCGATGACCGAGCACCTGCTCACCAAGCTGGTCCCCTCGCCCGACTCACCTCAGCCACCCGCACCTCGACGACCCACAGCCGAACCTCCTCGGTCCGCAGCCGCCGCGACGACCGCAGACGACGAGCTCGCCCAGATCCTGGAAGCCGCTGCCGAGCTCTCGGAAGGCGATCTCCGCTCGCTCCTCATGCCCTCGTGA